The following coding sequences are from one Marinitoga litoralis window:
- a CDS encoding DUF4956 domain-containing protein, which produces MNDVLQQLSVFISEQFKINLGISSIFFAMLLSFIEGLIVYITYKKTFQGVIYVKSFNVSLVILSLITTMIIMAISSNFVLSFGMVGALSIIRFRTAIKDPLDTVFMFWSISIGLVNGGGFYLLGILGTIIISLIIMLLMRIHKFKTPYLLIVRYEKIENEKEITNFIKEKFKRYKIRSKIHNDINEITYEIRLSDENVINEIKNLKGVISFSLISYSGDYIETI; this is translated from the coding sequence ATGAATGATGTTTTACAACAGTTATCAGTTTTTATTTCTGAACAATTTAAAATTAATTTAGGTATATCAAGTATTTTTTTTGCAATGTTATTGTCTTTCATAGAAGGATTAATAGTTTATATAACTTATAAAAAGACATTTCAAGGGGTAATATATGTTAAATCATTTAATGTATCATTAGTAATTTTATCATTGATTACTACAATGATAATAATGGCTATAAGTTCAAATTTTGTATTATCATTTGGTATGGTGGGTGCTTTAAGTATTATTCGTTTTAGAACAGCTATAAAAGATCCATTGGATACAGTTTTTATGTTTTGGTCAATTTCTATAGGATTAGTAAATGGTGGAGGATTTTATCTATTAGGTATTTTAGGAACAATAATAATATCATTGATTATTATGTTATTGATGAGAATTCATAAATTTAAAACTCCATACTTATTGATTGTACGTTATGAAAAAATTGAAAACGAAAAAGAAATTACTAATTTTATAAAAGAAAAATTCAAACGATATAAAATTAGATCAAAAATCCATAATGATATAAATGAAATAACATATGAAATAAGACTTAGTGATGAGAACGTAATAAACGAAATAAAAAATTTAAAAGGTGTTATTAGTTTTTCTTTAATAAGCTATAGTGGTGATTACATAGAAACAATATAA
- a CDS encoding glycerate kinase type-2 family protein, whose translation MTILKEDLMNIINFSINSVLPENSVKEYIKKLKITNEKIFLISIGKAAWRMAKAANDEIKNNIKGGVVITKYNHSLGDIDDLEIYEAGHPIPDENSIKATKRTLELISNLEDDYTILFLISGGGSALFEMPEDGITLKDIQEITDKLLKSGAEITEINAIRKRLSKVKGGKFAKLAYPKKIYSLVLSDVLGDRLDSIASGPTFKDDFSTEQVIKLLKKYNVDVSEKIESIITKETPKEIVNAEHYIIGSVKIACDNAIKKAKELGYNTLFLTSFLNSEAKEAGKFFASIAKEIINSNNPVPKPCAIVAGGETVVNVKGHGLGGRNQELSYSFALEIEGLKTIVFASVGTDGTDGPTDAAGGIVDGFTSLKLKEKGLDPYIFLENNDSYNGLEEAGSLLKLGPTGTNVNDIIILLVGNDN comes from the coding sequence CAGTAAAAGAATATATAAAAAAACTGAAAATTACAAATGAAAAAATATTTTTAATATCTATTGGTAAAGCAGCATGGAGAATGGCTAAAGCGGCTAATGATGAGATAAAGAATAACATAAAAGGTGGAGTAGTTATTACAAAATATAATCATAGCTTAGGCGATATTGATGATTTAGAAATATACGAAGCTGGACATCCTATTCCAGATGAAAATTCTATTAAAGCTACTAAAAGGACATTAGAGTTAATTAGTAATTTAGAAGATGATTATACTATATTATTTTTAATATCAGGTGGAGGTTCAGCACTATTTGAAATGCCTGAAGATGGTATTACTTTAAAAGATATTCAGGAAATTACAGATAAATTATTAAAATCAGGTGCTGAAATTACAGAAATTAATGCTATTAGAAAAAGATTATCAAAAGTAAAAGGAGGTAAATTTGCAAAATTAGCATATCCAAAAAAAATATACTCTTTAGTTCTTTCTGATGTTTTAGGTGATAGATTAGATAGTATTGCATCAGGACCTACATTTAAAGATGATTTTAGTACAGAACAAGTAATTAAACTATTAAAAAAATACAATGTTGATGTTAGTGAAAAAATTGAAAGCATTATTACAAAAGAAACTCCTAAAGAAATTGTTAATGCAGAACATTATATAATAGGTAGTGTAAAAATAGCATGTGATAATGCTATTAAAAAAGCCAAAGAACTAGGATATAACACTTTATTTCTAACATCATTTTTAAATTCGGAAGCTAAAGAAGCTGGAAAATTTTTTGCTTCTATAGCTAAAGAAATAATTAATAGTAATAATCCAGTTCCAAAACCATGTGCTATAGTAGCAGGTGGTGAAACTGTAGTTAATGTAAAAGGTCATGGCCTTGGAGGCAGAAATCAGGAACTTTCTTATTCATTTGCTTTAGAAATAGAAGGGTTAAAAACCATTGTATTTGCATCTGTAGGAACTGATGGAACAGATGGTCCAACCGATGCTGCTGGAGGTATAGTTGATGGTTTTACATCTTTGAAATTAAAGGAAAAAGGATTAGATCCTTATATTTTCCTTGAAAATAATGATTCGTATAATGGTTTAGAAGAAGCTGGTTCATTATTAAAATTAGGTCCTACAGGAACAAATGTGAATGATATTATAATACTATTGGTAGGAAATGATAATTAA
- a CDS encoding CotH kinase family protein, which produces MKKNILILFIIIIQILTFSNSDKRLNPIFSVEAGFYENPFYLELYCENKNAKIYYTLDGSEPIPGFKNTYLYTKPIYIADRTNEKNNYSMIKTSVFWNPPKGLVYKGTVIRAKAFLGNIYSKTISKSYFIGPKNKYSFMVVSIITDPNNLFDYERGIYIPGKKFDEDDENTEEFKGNFHENGKEWEREAHIEFIENGELKYEDDVGIRIHGGFTATLPLKSLRIYARDKYGKKKINYEIFPGLNDINGNIINKFDKLILRNGGNDFQDTIFRDALVHTLVKDLNFDTMAFRPAIHFINGEYWGIVNIRERYDTDYLKEHYGVKDAVILEVTDDPESKTHIAVDEGKNGDEKPFLELKRFIVDYNMAIPQNYEYVKKRIDIDNYIKYLVTEMFIDNRDWPGNNIRIWRTTKDFSNEYGHDGKWRYMLFDTDNSLYLYDYDTIKHAIDGDPNVIFPNPIWSTEMLKNLLDNEEFKIQFINTFMDLLNTTFSLDNTLPLVDYFINLYKNEMSEHINRWNFPESYEYWLDGAEYMKTFFEERSKYIIKYLREYFNLNSTKEIIVESTVGGGISINSIKIDNIEKKKNMTYFTGIPITFSPYPKENYSFSHWEIDGKIYENKILIIKPESFNNIKAVYKKIY; this is translated from the coding sequence ATGAAAAAAAACATTTTAATACTTTTTATTATTATAATACAAATATTAACATTTTCGAATTCTGATAAAAGATTGAATCCAATATTCTCGGTAGAAGCTGGTTTTTATGAAAACCCATTTTATTTAGAATTGTATTGTGAAAACAAAAATGCTAAAATATATTATACTTTAGATGGATCTGAGCCTATACCCGGATTCAAAAATACTTATTTATATACCAAACCTATATATATTGCTGATAGGACAAATGAAAAAAATAATTATTCTATGATTAAGACTTCTGTTTTTTGGAATCCACCAAAAGGTCTTGTTTATAAAGGTACAGTTATTAGAGCAAAAGCATTTTTAGGAAATATATATAGTAAAACTATTTCAAAATCATATTTTATTGGACCAAAAAATAAATACTCTTTCATGGTTGTTTCAATTATAACTGATCCAAATAATCTATTTGATTATGAAAGAGGCATTTATATTCCAGGCAAAAAATTTGATGAAGATGATGAAAATACAGAAGAATTTAAAGGTAATTTCCATGAAAATGGTAAAGAATGGGAAAGAGAAGCACATATTGAGTTTATTGAAAATGGCGAATTAAAATATGAAGATGACGTAGGTATTAGAATACATGGAGGTTTTACTGCTACATTACCATTAAAATCATTAAGAATATATGCAAGAGATAAATATGGAAAAAAGAAAATAAATTATGAAATTTTTCCGGGGTTGAATGATATTAACGGAAATATAATTAATAAATTTGATAAGCTCATATTAAGAAATGGTGGAAATGATTTTCAAGATACCATTTTTAGAGATGCCCTTGTTCATACATTAGTAAAAGATTTAAATTTTGATACTATGGCTTTTAGACCAGCTATTCATTTTATAAACGGAGAATATTGGGGAATAGTAAACATAAGAGAAAGATATGACACAGATTATTTAAAAGAACATTACGGAGTTAAGGATGCAGTTATATTAGAAGTTACAGATGATCCTGAATCAAAGACTCATATAGCTGTTGATGAAGGTAAAAATGGAGATGAAAAACCATTTTTAGAATTAAAAAGGTTTATAGTTGATTATAACATGGCTATTCCTCAAAATTATGAATATGTTAAAAAAAGAATTGATATAGATAATTATATAAAATATTTAGTAACTGAAATGTTTATAGATAATCGTGATTGGCCAGGAAATAATATAAGAATATGGAGAACAACAAAAGATTTTTCAAATGAGTATGGACATGATGGGAAATGGAGATATATGCTCTTTGATACAGATAACTCATTATATTTATATGATTATGACACTATTAAACATGCTATAGACGGAGATCCAAATGTTATTTTTCCTAATCCTATATGGTCAACTGAAATGTTAAAAAATCTATTGGATAATGAAGAATTTAAAATTCAATTTATCAACACATTTATGGATTTATTAAATACAACATTCTCTTTAGATAATACCTTACCATTAGTGGATTATTTTATTAACTTATACAAAAATGAGATGAGTGAGCATATAAACAGATGGAATTTCCCTGAATCATATGAATATTGGTTAGATGGCGCAGAATATATGAAAACATTTTTTGAAGAAAGATCAAAATATATTATTAAATATTTAAGAGAGTATTTTAATCTAAATTCTACGAAAGAAATTATAGTTGAAAGTACTGTTGGTGGGGGTATTTCTATTAATTCAATTAAAATAGATAATATTGAAAAAAAGAAAAATATGACATATTTTACTGGTATACCTATAACTTTTTCACCTTATCCAAAAGAAAATTATTCATTTTCTCATTGGGAAATAGATGGAAAGATTTATGAGAATAAGATATTAATTATAAAACCTGAAAGTTTTAATAATATTAAAGCTGTTTATAAAAAGATTTATTAA
- a CDS encoding polyphosphate polymerase domain-containing protein, producing MRYNKYYRYELKYLINFHDYIILRNKISNIMSLDKNAGKDRKYHIRSIYFDDYLNTSYYDRINGVQNRYKYRIRYYNLKDNIIKLEKKIKKGNFSTKIDYFITKEEMLNIIYNNHINSEGTLLQEMKFLINYKGLKPVVMQDYEREAYIYEPGKVRITFDFNLRANINIDKFFENIESIEILSKDKVILEVKYEKFIPTVIRNLLQISSRQQMAISKYVLSRSIFI from the coding sequence ATGAGATATAATAAATATTATAGATATGAATTAAAGTATTTAATTAATTTTCATGATTATATTATTTTAAGAAATAAAATTTCTAATATTATGTCATTAGATAAAAATGCCGGAAAAGATAGAAAATATCATATAAGAAGTATTTATTTTGATGATTATTTAAATACATCTTATTATGATAGAATAAATGGAGTTCAAAATAGATATAAATATAGAATTAGATATTATAATTTAAAAGATAATATTATTAAATTAGAAAAAAAGATTAAAAAAGGTAATTTTTCTACAAAGATAGACTATTTTATAACAAAAGAAGAGATGTTGAATATTATATATAATAATCATATTAATTCAGAAGGAACATTATTACAAGAGATGAAATTTTTGATCAATTACAAGGGGTTAAAACCTGTTGTTATGCAAGATTATGAAAGAGAAGCATATATATACGAACCAGGAAAAGTTAGAATAACTTTTGATTTTAATTTAAGAGCTAATATAAATATTGATAAATTTTTTGAGAATATAGAATCAATTGAAATACTAAGTAAAGATAAAGTTATTTTAGAAGTAAAATATGAAAAATTTATTCCAACAGTAATTCGAAATCTACTTCAAATCTCATCTCGACAACAAATGGCTATTTCAAAGTATGTTCTTAGTAGAAGTATATTTATATAA